The Vibrio marisflavi CECT 7928 region TCGTCATTATTGGCGTCGATGACACTGGGCGCAAAGAAGTCCTTGGCGTTCTGGATGGTCATCGAGAGTCAGAAGCAAGTTGGACGGAACTCATTGAGCAGTTACGAGCACAGGGATTACAGTTAGCACCAAAGCTAGCCATCGGAGATGGCGCACTTGGTTTCTGGAAAGCGGTTGCTAAGTGCTGGCCTCAAACGGGTCAGCAGCGTTGCTGGGTACATAAGACAGCGAATGTGCTTAACAAGGTGCCCAAAAGTGTTCAGCCTAGGATGAAGGAAGCACTGCAAGATATCTGGATGGCAGAGACCAGGAATGAGGCTTATCATGCCTTCTCAACCTTCCAGAAGCGCTTCGAAGCCAAGTACCCAAAAGCAACGGACTGCTTGGTGAAAGACAAAGCTGAAATGTTAGCGTTCTACGATTACCCAGCAGAGCACTGGGTTCATATCAGGACGACGAACCCGATAGAATCAATGTTCGCCACAGTACGCTTGCGCACGAACAAGACGAAGAACTGTGGAAACAGAAAGACTACGTTGATGATGGCTTACAAGTTAATGCGCAGTGCAGAGACGAAGTGGCGTCGTCTACGAGGTTTTAAACTCCTGGCTGATGTTGTGAAAGATGTTCGCTTCATCGATGGGGTGAAAGAAATGGAGACTCATCAACAGGCTACTGCATGATCTCCATACACCACATTTGACAATAGCTCGCTAGTCAGTGGCTTTATATATAAGAAATTCTATCGTTTACATGAAGGCTTCACACTGCCTACGAAAGAGCAAGAAATGAAAGTGACTGAAAAAGTGGTTTGCTCGTAACACGGTTTTACTAAAAACATCAAAAGACAACAAGGCGGCATATTCAATAAAGAATATGCCGCTTTCCTTTTTTGAAACATGGTTTGGTATATCGGTCAGATAACAAACAAAGTGTCATGATAGGTTTGTATGTGCAACCGAAGAAATATGCATCATTTATGAAAAAATATTTTTTATAAATCCCGGTAGACTTTGATAACTCCATATATGCCAGGTGGTTAGGTAACCACTACCGAGCTTGATCTCGAACAAACTTCTACGATTTTTAGCAAATGGGGTTATCAATACCATTGAATTTTCAGTCAAAAATTGGTGATAATGCGGCAATTTTTTCGAGGCTCAAAATTTAGAGTCCATTTTTCATACAGTCGCTAGGAAATGCTATGTCTTTGCAATACGTGCTACTCCCTATCATCCTTTGTATCGTTGCTGGGTTTATCAACGGCTCTTACGTTACTCCATCAAAGTGGATGAAAGGGTGGAATGATGAAATCATTTGGTTGAGCTACACTCTGTTTGGCTTTATTTTGTTGCCAGTTTTAAGTTTGCTAGTTCTCGATAAGCATATCTTTGCCCAGATAAGCAGTGTACCAAGCCATTATCTAATGTTGGTTCTTGTTGGTGGTTTCCTATGGGGTATCAGTCAGCTGTTTTTCGTACTGGCGTTAAAGCGTACCGGTCTTGCTATTAGTTTTGTTGTCAATATTTCAATGGGTACAGCAGGCGGTGCATTACTGCCACTTCTTTGGAACCAATCACTACTAGGCAGTAAATACGCATACCTTCAGTTGCTAGGTGCAGTGATTTTTGTCGTGGCAGTAGTAACGACTATTCTAGCTGGTGAAGCTCGACGTACTAGCCAAGAAACACAGCAAAGTGAATCAAAGCAAAACAATAGCGTTATTTACATGATTCTTGGTGTATTTTTTGCGATTCTGTCAGGTTTAGGAAGCATTATTCAAGGTAACTCTTACACATACGCAAACCCGACTTTATCTCATGCTGCGTTGCACAATGGTGCGTCATTACTTCCAGCAAACACTGTTGCGTTTACACTTATCTTTATCGGTGCATTTTTCCCAAATATCATCTACTTTGCTTGCCTTGGCTTCCGTAGAAGATCGCTACCCAGTCTTGTACAAAAAGGCGCAGCAAAAAACTGGTTCTATGCTCTTCTAATGGGCGTTGGTGCTTGGGGTTCTGTGCTGTTGTTCTGTCAGGCTCAGGCGTTAATTGGTGGTGACTTAGCTCCAACGATTGCTTGGCCTCTGTTTATGATTTTCATCGTATTAACTGCGAACTTCTGGAGCTTTGTTCACGGAGAGTGGAATGGTGCTGGAGCAAAAGCGAAAAAGCTCATCACTTCTTCTTTAGTTCTATTTATCGCAGCAGTAATCGTATTTGGCTTCAACTCTATGAATAAACCAAGTCAACCTACGGTGGCCCACACTGCAGCGCAGACACAAGTTGTCCAGCAAGCATCTTAAAAGTATTTGAAAGAGGAGCAAAAGCTCCTCTTTTTGTATTTGCTAATGCTTGGTACAAGTTGCAAAGTTTTGCGGCGTGCAATACGTCATAGGGATATATACTACTTCAGCAACCGGTTGTTTTTGGCTTAATCGGTGAAGAGTCATGATGGCTTGTCTACCCATTTTATATGGATTTTGTCCCACGTTGCCATTCGCAAGTTTATCTTTTAAATAGACCAGTTGTTCATCTGCAGTATCTGCAGTGATTAAGACAATCTCTTTGTTTGCAATTGCCTGCTGATAAGGCTCTACAATGTCGCGATAGCTGGATAAGAACTGTGTCCAGCCACCTACCGCCACAATTGCAGCAATGTTTTTTCGCTTGTGTGCAGCTAACACGTTTTTTAGGTCTGTCTGTGCTCGCTCAAACTGGCCGAAGTTGTATAGCGGTTTGCTGAACTCCTTCCAGCCATTTTCACCATTAAGTAGTTTATCTATCAACGAGGCATCGTCTTTACCTGACAGTGCCGCACGTACTCCCATTACCCGTAAATTGAGGTTGGGCGAGTCTGGACGACCACTCTGAATAATAATATTGCCACCCTCAGGCAGTTCTGCTTTTAGTTGCTCTCCCAGAGCTTTTCCTAGCTCATAGTCATTGGTGCCAATATAAGACGCTCTTAGGTTTGGGTTCTTAGTTAAAGATTCCTTTGAAAAATCTGCATCATAGGTAATGATTGGAATACCGAGTTTTAGTGCTTTATGGATACTGTTTGAAGCGAGAAAGTCTGATTGAGAAACGGCGATTGCAATGCCATCAACACCTTCTTCGATCAGTTCCGATAGAATTTGATCTTGCCTGCGTACATCGATACTCGATGGACCACGAAATATACACTGAACGTTTTTCAGCTCTTTTGCAGCTGAGATACAGCCATCTCGGCTTGCAAGGAAAAACGGATTATTTTCTTCTTTAGGGATAAGGGCAAATCGTAGTGTTTCAGCAGTGGCTAGGTGTGATGTGTTTACCAACAGCACAAATACTGTGGTGTAGAATAAGTTTCTCATGGCAATTGCAACTCTCCTTCGCGTTATTCAAGTATAGACCAGAGCGAAAGAGTCCAATTTTAGGGAATTTATAGACCAACAACTAAAAATATTTGCAATTATATTTGCACTGAGTGATCATATTGCAAATTTTGTAGTTTGATACTGTTCTATAACGAACATAATTCAAAAATATTTTCATTTAAGAGATTCCCATGATTGAAAGAAGAGAAACCAAACAGCGCATGAGCCGCGCAGTGATTCACAATGGAACGGTTTATTTTTGTGGCCAAGTTGCTAAAGACAGCACTAAAGACATTACTCATCAAACGACAACCATGTTGGAAAAAGTAGATGAGCTGTTAGAAAGTGTTGGCTCTAGTCGCGAAAAGCTTTTATCTGCAACGATCTATATTAAAACAATGAAAGATTTTGCTGAAATGAACGCTGTTTGGGACGCATGGGTTCCCGAAGGTCACGCGCCAGCGAGAGCTTGTGTTGAAGCAAGCATGGCAAGAGAAGAGCTATTAGTTGAGATTTCTGTGGTTGCTGCTGTTTAATCGTTTATTTAGCTAGTAGATTTGCCTATCGATGCCTAAACACGTGTGTTTAGGCATCGTTATATCAGCCTTCGCCATTCTGTTAGTCGTACAGTTCGATACCTTTGACTATAAGGGCTGAACTGTTAAATGCGGTGGCGCCGATAAGCCAACAAAACATTGCTTTAATGTATTCAAACTTTGTAGCTAGATGGGCAGCATCGATACCTCCATCAAACCAAAATAGCTCAAAGCAATCTTTGGTAGCTGCTGTGACACTTTGAACTCTATCTGCGATAGAGTAATAGATATCGAGCCCCTTAGTGTTTCCTTCTGCCATATTATCTATCAATAAGCCCCAGTTGCAGGCCTCTGAAATACAGTTTCTTGTAAATTGAACCCTTAAAAATTTGCGCCAAAAGTCGGCACTACCTGTATCGGTAGGATTTACGACCAATGAATCGACTAACTTACCAAATAACGGCATCATGCAGACAAAAAATGCGCTAGAAAATACACCATCAAAGACCACGCCACATGTCCGCTGAGGAGTCCAAGTTCCACTAGTGTTTATTGCATTAGAGGAGACACTACGAATACCATTGACTAGTGCAAGGCTGCTAGCAATGCTAATTCCAACTTGATCCCAAGCACAAAATCCGGGATTACTTATGAATATTTGTCCCCGCTCTTTTGCTAAAGCCTTTTGTGTACCTAAAGTTTGAGAGGCGGCCCATTGAAATGAACAAATATAGCTTAATATATTACACCCGATTCCCCATGAGTGATTGAATGCATCCCAACCACTTACGCTGGAGTTTGACCGGAGTGCCTGCAGAGTTTGGCTAGAGTCAGTAAAGCTAGCTTGGTCTCCTGCGTTATAGAGGGTTTCTAAGCTTGGTAGTGTAGAGACGCTTTTTCCTTCGAGAATATAGTGATAAATCCAAGTAACTATTCCGAGATAAACCCCCATAACTTCTGCCATACTAACGTCAAATGATAGGTCAATATCAAATTTTTTAACGATAGCAGTTATAAAAGGAATTTGTAACGTGATGTTTTTATCGCAGTAAATACCATATAAACTGTCCAGAGCAAAAGATATTATCGACTCCATCAAATTAAAGGCGATATCAATAGTTGTTTTTAAAACACCTATTAGAGAAGCAAGTAAGTCCAACACTATATTGCTGAAGTCGTATGGGTTCGCTAGTGCTGCGATTATTTTCCCAACAGCTTCCAAAATAGTTTCCATTATGTAGTCTTCATCAATATCGAAGTCAGCGTCTAGAGTGGAAATTAAGCCACTGACATCTATAGATGAGGTATCCACGAGTATCGGGCTTAATGTTGTATATATAGCTTCTTCAGCTTCTTCAATAGCATCATCAATACCCAATGCATTAATAGCTTTTGTGAATAAATTGAATGGGGCATTAATGATTTTGGTTACGAAAGGAGAATTGATGACTGATTCCATTTCTTTTTTCATATCCATGATGCCGTCCACCACACTTTCAACGGCTTCTTCGGCAGCATTTTCAGTTTGTGACTTCATGCTGTCTATATTGTTTGAAAAATCATCTAATCCGCTATCTACAAGAGCTTTTAAATCTTCAAAGCCGTTAACAATCGGTTCTTTAAAGCTTTGCAGCATAGTAATGCCTTCTTTTTGTACTCGAACAGATTCATTGATGCAGGAAATAATGTCACCAATATGCAACAGCATATTAATGAGCAGCATAACGACTCGAATCAGTACTTCCAGCACGTCAATGATAATTTGGCAGATATTGATAAAAGAATCGGCTATCTCATCTAAACTCTCATAGACCGTTGTGATTGCTTGCTCACATGCATGGCCTAATTTCGTAAGAAAATTTTCTGTGACTTCTAAGAAGGTGTCACCCGCTTGAGAAACCCAGGTAACAGCGTCGTCAATTCCATCAAGTACATCATTAACAGCATTGGCAATAGCATGAGCAGCATCGTTGGCAAAGTGCTTGATATCTCCCCAAATGCTCGTGAGTTGTTGATTGTTTCTTGGTGAGGCATAGCTCATACCGTTGGAGCCAAAGTTAAGGCATAAGTCGTTGCTTGACGATGCAGATGTGCTGGCTTGAAGTGTTGAGTTTTGCACTTTTACAAACTGACAATAAATCGGGTTGATGCTAGCAGGTATTGTTGAGCTAGACAGTAATGTTTGCACTGTCTCTCCGCTGCTAGCATCTTGTGCTTCTGTATAACTAGTAAGTGTGCTTGCCGTTGTTTGTGTCAAACTTGATAGAGCACTATAGGCTTCGTCTTCTGAGCTCACGACATTTGGTTTTATACTCAAGTTATTTTCGACACCTGCAGTTTTAAACTTATCCTGTGAGACGTAATCTTCACTAGATGCACGTTTAGTCGATTGCTCTGAAAGGATAATGTTGTACCAAGAAGAGGTAACGCCTTGTCCGCTAGAGTCGCTTAAAAGTGCAGAATCAGAAGTGATCGAAAGGTTGGCTGTATCAATAATCCTAACCATCATGCAGCAAGACATGTCTTTAGCTAGGGTGGTAACTTGAATAGTCCCATCAGACAAAACATCACTTGCGGGAACTAACGCACTGGTTGTTCTGTCGGTCTCATATGTGCGAGTGTCATTGACTAATACTGTAAGTGGGTTTGTGCTTCGTAATTCTATGTATTGTGTCTCGCTCAGTTGTGCGGGAAGATCGTAGCTGTTTTTTATTCTTACTGTCATACAATAGCATTCCGACGTCTCGCTATTGGTGCTTTCTGCCTCTGATTCCGATTGACTAATGACTATCGGCTTATCAACCCAAGTCTTCTCTAAGTTCTTGTTGTATTTCATTAGAGCACTGTAGGTGTTAGAAGATGTTTCTTTTATAGCTAGGTATTCACACTTTTGATTGAATCGTGGGTTAGCGTATATAGCACTAGCGTTATTGCCAATAAAGAAGCCCGAATACTCAAGCTCACCGTCGACCGTTTGCGTTGACATGAATGCTGGACAAGAACTATAGGTATACCCCCAGTAAACAGGGGACATAGTTTTCGTTGGATCATCATCAAACGGCGTACCAGCTTCTAAGTCGGCCTGACGATAAATAAGTAAGTTGTCATTTTCATCTTTACTGAAAAAAGTAAACCCACCATATTTACTCTGGCCTCCACAAAGAGTGACCGGGTCTCCTTGAGCAATATCAGGCTGTGCAAATATACGATAGCCAAGCAGAAAACCTGTATCTGCATCGAGTGACATCATAACGATGCTAGATTGTGCAGCAGAAGAAAAGTCGCAGTCTTTCCACAGGCTCACTTTTGCAACAACAAAACTAACGTTGACATCCCCTTTGGTATTTTTATTTTTAATTGTTGTTGTTTGATGAAATTCGTGTACACAATCGAAGGTGCAATAGTTAAATGTGTTTAGAAATAGTTTTTTATCAATTAAGCCTAATGCGAATGCATATCCATTTGAGTTTAGCGAACTGTAAGTGTCATATGGAGCTTTATATTGTCTGCTTTCAAAGAAAACATTACAGCCACTTTCCAATTTATAAACCTTCTCTTGTGTAATTAACGATGGGGGAAACTCAATACTTTGTACTGAGGTATATTCTGCTGGAGCAATATGAAATGTTTTGTCCTCTCCTTCTTTTAGTACATGATTTAGTGATGCTAGGGGTTTGTCGAAATAGTTACCGACTAGAGGGCACTTAGCACTTGCCATATAGCCTTCCTCCCAATCATCGCCAAAGTCGGTAATTGGTGTGGTGCAGGCATAGTGCGATATATTTTTCCATGAATCGATAGTTAGCACCCAGCAGGCCGCTAATTGCTGTGAAGTAACGTCCTGTTTTGAATCATAATGTGTTTTTTCGCTAGCAAATTGAGTTTGATAGGTGATGTGGGTTTGACCGCTAATATCGGTGTGCACGTTGAAATCTGTTAAATATCTAAAACCGGGCAAGTCAGAGTGCTGGTCGTGTAGCTTTTCTTTTAAGTTGTATATTTGCCAATCGGTCACACTGCTTTCGGTATTTCCTAGACCAGTCTCCGCCTCAAACCATCGTATGCAGAGGTAGACCTTACCTAAATAGCTTGTCGTCTCTTTATTGGTATCGACTAAGAATGCTTGTACGCCGTACATTTTTCCATCTGATGCAACTTTGTTATGCAGTGGAGAATGAATAGGAATAATGCGTTTACATTCATAGGTATTTTTGTTCGCCGTACTTGCAAAACTAATATTAGGAATCGAAGTTGTTTTGTAGCCAATGCTTTGTTCAGCACTGTCTTTATCTGTCGGTTCGACAATTTGAATAGTTGGTTTGTTGTTTGAGTCGGGTATTAGCTGAACCAAGGTTGGAGAGCCATAGTTGCAGTTAGTATCGGTAAAATTGCTTTCTGTGGCACTAGCTTCATCCACTATGGCTTGAATCTTAAGATGTCCCCAATTGAAACTTTCCAGCAGAGCATGGTGTCCTTGTTCGGATAAGCTGCTTTCTAAACTAGTTTGTTTTACCGTATCAGTAAACATCTCGGTGCCAAAGGTAAGTTGATAGGCATTTGGCTCTTCTGACATGTCCACATCAGTAATACCAAAGTCCGCGGGATTTGAGCTGTAATCAGAATTAAGACTTCCCCAAGCACTAGGCATAACACCACTACTCACTAGCCCCGCAAGAACAAAAACTTGCCCGGATCCCTTTAAGAATTGTCGTCGGCTTACAAGTGAATCAAAACAGTTCATTTCCTTTTCTTTCAACGAAGGTTTCGTCAATACTTTGTCTATGATACAGCTCATTTTCTGTCTTAAAGTAGACAGTCTTACTTCTTCACTCATAATGCACTCCATGTTCGCTTGTTATGGTTGATATCTGTGTAAGCTCTGTGACAGTGAGGCTGGGGGTATTACATTCATTCTTATAGCCTCCAATAGTTGACTATCTGGTAGTCATAAACCAAAGCCAGCAAATATCAATCGAATGATTAATTTTCGGGAACGATCTCAAAATAAGGCTGAGTAATTACTCTGTCTACTAAATATTGTTTATTGCGTGATATATAGCCAAAATTTGCAGTGAATATCTTTATTCATTGAGATTTTTGTTTCTGCTTGATAAGCAGCTAATGGATGGTTATTAATGTTGTAATCTAATTTATTGAAAATAAATGGTTTAATGTATTCATCGTTTCTCTATCTTTTCTTGTTTTTTTTGGGAACGATTGCTTTTTGAGGATAATATTGAGTAGAAGAGCGCATAAGAAAACGATACCTAGTATTTGGGTGGTTAGTGTTTAGATACCGTTTAGCTTTGTGCTGAAATTATGCTGCGTTGAATATGGATAGTTTTTGGGGAACTGTTAAGGGTTTCTTGAATGTGTCCAAACTGATTCCCAATTCATCAAATTGCATCAGCTTATTCCACGGTAAATAAAGCGTTTTAGAGATCGAACTATCCATGTTGGTTGGGCCTTTTGCGGTCACTTTCAATCCGTTAAAATCATAATGGTAGAGCGATTCCGAACCCAATATTTCTTGCTCTTCTAGCCTACCATTTTTAAGCAGAACACTTGGCTGATTGTCTTGGAGTGGAGCAAAACTAATATCTTCCGAGCGTATGGCAAGTGTTTTCGTTTCAGCTTGGATAAGGCCTTCTTGCGTAGACAAAACATCATGTTCAACAGGTAGCAAGTTGAGTGGTGACGTGCCAATAAACTTAGCTACAAACAACGTTTTTGGGTTTTCAAACACTTCTTGAGGCGAGCCAATTTGTTCGATTTGCCCTTTATTTAATACCACAAGCTTATCAGCAAGTGTCATTGCTTCTGTTTGATCGTGCGTTACGTAGATAGAAATTGCATTGAGCTGTTTATGCAGCTTTTTGATTTCCATACGCATATGGTTACGAAGTTGAGCATCAAGGTTTGAAAGTGGTTCGTCGAAGAGGAAAATATTGGGCTTTTTCACAATGGCACGACCAATTGCAATTCTTTGCCTTTGACCGCCAGAAAGCATCGCAGGTTTTCTTTCAAGGAGATGTTCTACATCGAGCATTTTTGCTGTGCGCATGATACGCTCGTGAGCCTCGGATCTTGGAACCTTAAGGTTCTTCAAACCAAACATCATGTTTTGATAGCAGCTCATATGTGGATACAAAGCGTAATTTTGAAACACCATGGCGATTTTTCGTTTGGCTGGATCTTTGTCATCCATACGAAAACCGTCGTGATCGATAGTGCCACCAGTAACGTTTTCTAACCCTGATATCATTCGCAGCAGTGTCGATTTGCCACAACCGCTTGGGCCGACAAGCACGACAAATTCATTTGGTTCGATGGAAAAGCTTAAGCCCGGAGCCTTGATAGCTTCGTAGCCATTTGGGTACTTCTTACTTAAATTTTGGATAGTGAGCATAACAATGGTCCATTACTTTTCTGTTTGAATTAAGCCTTTGACGAAGAACTTTTGCATCGAGATCATAAGAACAACTACTGGAATAGTGGATACAAGAGTGCCTGCCATTGCTTGCCACCATAAAGGTTGGCTATCTAGCGAGGTGCTTATCTGACTTAAACTCATGGTGATAGTGTAAAAACTTGGCTTAGAGGTGATCATCAATGGCCATAAATATTGGTTCCAGCCATAGACAAACATGATCAGAAAAATTGCCGCGATGTTTGTTTTAGACAGTGGCAAAACTATCTTGAACATAAAGCGGAAATAGCCTGCATTATCTAGTCGAGCAGCTTCTAACAGCTCAACGGGAATCGTTTCAAAAAACTGTTTGAAGAACAACGTCGCCGTGGCGGAAGCAATCACCGGGAGGATTAATCCGGTGTAACTGTTGAGCATGTTGAAGTCTACGATGATCTGATAACTGGGCAGCATACGAACTTCAATCGGTAACATCAGAGTTAAAAAGATCACCACGAAGAAAAAGCGTTTAAATGGTAATCTGAAATAGACAATGGCATATGCTGAGCAAAGAGATAAGAGTATTTTTCCTACTGCAATGCTAGCGGCCATGACAAAGCTGCGCCAAAGCAAATCAATATATGGCGGCAGCCCTAACACTCCTTTAAATAGCACTTCGTTTAGGTGTTGAATCAATAAGGAAACGTTTGGGTACAGAGGGGCCGTTGAGCCGATTACATCAGTATTTTGTGTGCCTGCCACTGAAATAACCATCCATAGTGGCAACAGTATTAACCCAGCAGAAACAATGAGGAACAGATGCTTTAAGCAGCGGTTTAAGATTTTCATGCGTAGTCTGCCTTAGGTTTTAAAAAGCGGCACTGAATGTAAACTAGCCCTGCAACGATTATTAGTAGCAAAACCGAAAGCACAGCGCCCATACCGACATTGTTGTTCACAAAACCTTTTTGATAAGTTTCATATACCAACACATTAGTTGAGTTGGTTGGACCGCCTTTGGTGGTGACGTCAATAAGACCGACGATATAGCAGAAGCTGTAAATGAAGTTGACGATGACCAAGTACAAAGACATAGATTTAAGCATCGGTACGGTGATCTTGGTGAACTTACGTACAGTTTTAGCATTATCTAATGTTGCCGCTTCGTAAAGGGCTCCCGGTATGCCTTTGTGTGCCGCCAAATAGAACAGAAAGTTGTAGCCAATCTGGTTCCAAATTGCAGCAACTGTCACCAATATGAAGGCATTGGTCGGGTTCAATGCTGGGTTCCAGCTGATACCGAAGCTAGATAGTAAATGCGGAATAATGCCCACCGATGGAGATAGCACAAACAGCCAAATCATTCCTGTGACAGGTGGTGCGATGGCATACGGCAACATGAAAAAGGTGCGATATAAAAGTGACAAAGGTTTTGAGCGAACTGAGTTCACCATTGTCGACAGAACCAATGTGAGTGCCATGACTCCAACGGTAATTAATGCAGCCATGACGACACTAACCAAAAAGCTATGCCAAAACTCTGGTGAGCCTAATAGTGATGTGAAGTTTTTCAGTCCAACATATTGTTGGGAAAAGCCAAATGGATCGGTTTGAAACAGCGATTGATGAAACTCACTTGCCATAGGCCAGTAAAAGAAAGTCACAGAAATCGCTAGTTGCGGAAGCAAAAGGATACAAGCGACCCAAGGGTGCTTGTATCCAACTTGCTCAATAGTTTGAGGGTGATTCACCGTATCTCCTAGGTAACGATTCGATTAACTATTGATAGAGTTAAATTTCTGAAGAATTTGCGTGCCTTTCTCTTTTAGCTGTTCAATTGCTTGCTTCGGCGTGATATTGCCTTGGAACATAGCTTCGACAGCGTTATAGCCCGCATTACGGATTTCTGGATCATAGCCTAAGTGCATACCACGAGAATTATCATCACCCTTGGGTGCGACGCGATCTCTGGAAAGTTGGTCATAGGCGACTTTTGTACCCGGGTGAGATTTAAAGTAGCCAGTGCTTGCTAGGTATTTCTCTGCAGACTTGGTGACAGTTACGTAGCCTGTTGCTTTCGCCCATTGTGCTTGGATCTTGTCTGAAGTTAGGAACTTCAAGAATGCTGCTGCACCTTTGTATTGGGCTTCAGAGTGGCCCTTCAATGCCCATATGGAAGCACCACCGATAATGCCTTTGTATGGCTTGTTGCCCACAGCACTAGCCCAGTATGGAAGGCTAGTTACCCCTAACTCAAACTTTGCACCATTCTTTAATTGGCCATAGGAGCCAGATGAATCGATAAGCATGCCGCAACTACCATTTTGGAAGTAACTTGTCGCAGCGCCATCACGACCTTTATATTGGAAAGCATGGGTTTTGTTCATATTGTTGAGCAACGCCATTTGTTCAACATAGTAATTCGGTTTTGGAAGCAACTCTGTGCTATTGCCATTGAATCCGTTTTCGTTATTTCCGTAAGGAATATTTTGAATAGCAGAGAAATTTTCGAACATGACCCACATGAAATATGTTGTGGTTGAGCCACATTGGGGGGCACCTTTCACCTCAACTAGTTTTTGTGCGTCCTGCTTAAACTCTTGCCATGTTTTTGGTGCAGTTGTAATTCCTGCTTTCTTAAACCAGTCTTTGTTGTAATACAGAACAGGCGTTGAAGAGTTGAATGGCATGGAGATCATTTCACCTTCGCCATTGCTGTAGTAAGAGCGAGTGGCAGGAATAAAGTTCGCTTTGTTGAGTTTGGTTCCTGTGTCTTTAAATAGTTGTTGTACAGGGTAGTACACTCTGTCTCCCGCGCTCATCATGGTGACAGTACCAGCATCATACACTTGAGTTAAAACTGGAGAAGTGTGGCTGCGAACAGAGGCGATGGTAGCCGTTAATGTATTTTCATAACTCCCTTTTGG contains the following coding sequences:
- a CDS encoding IS256 family transposase, which produces MTDNTVVSLNTPQDPLTELIRQGARDLISQAVEAELQQLLTQYQNTMVDGKQAIVRNGFLPERTLQTGVGDVEVQIPKVRDRSGNGVKFNSSLIPPYLKRTKNIATLLPLLYLKGISTGDMLPALESLLGKDAKGLSANSICRLKEQWHEEYEQWRKRDLGKRRYVYVWADGIYCHVRMDDKLCLLVIIGVDDTGRKEVLGVLDGHRESEASWTELIEQLRAQGLQLAPKLAIGDGALGFWKAVAKCWPQTGQQRCWVHKTANVLNKVPKSVQPRMKEALQDIWMAETRNEAYHAFSTFQKRFEAKYPKATDCLVKDKAEMLAFYDYPAEHWVHIRTTNPIESMFATVRLRTNKTKNCGNRKTTLMMAYKLMRSAETKWRRLRGFKLLADVVKDVRFIDGVKEMETHQQATA
- a CDS encoding L-rhamnose/proton symporter RhaT; translation: MSLQYVLLPIILCIVAGFINGSYVTPSKWMKGWNDEIIWLSYTLFGFILLPVLSLLVLDKHIFAQISSVPSHYLMLVLVGGFLWGISQLFFVLALKRTGLAISFVVNISMGTAGGALLPLLWNQSLLGSKYAYLQLLGAVIFVVAVVTTILAGEARRTSQETQQSESKQNNSVIYMILGVFFAILSGLGSIIQGNSYTYANPTLSHAALHNGASLLPANTVAFTLIFIGAFFPNIIYFACLGFRRRSLPSLVQKGAAKNWFYALLMGVGAWGSVLLFCQAQALIGGDLAPTIAWPLFMIFIVLTANFWSFVHGEWNGAGAKAKKLITSSLVLFIAAVIVFGFNSMNKPSQPTVAHTAAQTQVVQQAS
- a CDS encoding substrate-binding domain-containing protein, producing MRNLFYTTVFVLLVNTSHLATAETLRFALIPKEENNPFFLASRDGCISAAKELKNVQCIFRGPSSIDVRRQDQILSELIEEGVDGIAIAVSQSDFLASNSIHKALKLGIPIITYDADFSKESLTKNPNLRASYIGTNDYELGKALGEQLKAELPEGGNIIIQSGRPDSPNLNLRVMGVRAALSGKDDASLIDKLLNGENGWKEFSKPLYNFGQFERAQTDLKNVLAAHKRKNIAAIVAVGGWTQFLSSYRDIVEPYQQAIANKEIVLITADTADEQLVYLKDKLANGNVGQNPYKMGRQAIMTLHRLSQKQPVAEVVYIPMTYCTPQNFATCTKH
- a CDS encoding RidA family protein; translated protein: MIERRETKQRMSRAVIHNGTVYFCGQVAKDSTKDITHQTTTMLEKVDELLESVGSSREKLLSATIYIKTMKDFAEMNAVWDAWVPEGHAPARACVEASMAREELLVEISVVAAV
- a CDS encoding ABC transporter ATP-binding protein produces the protein MLTIQNLSKKYPNGYEAIKAPGLSFSIEPNEFVVLVGPSGCGKSTLLRMISGLENVTGGTIDHDGFRMDDKDPAKRKIAMVFQNYALYPHMSCYQNMMFGLKNLKVPRSEAHERIMRTAKMLDVEHLLERKPAMLSGGQRQRIAIGRAIVKKPNIFLFDEPLSNLDAQLRNHMRMEIKKLHKQLNAISIYVTHDQTEAMTLADKLVVLNKGQIEQIGSPQEVFENPKTLFVAKFIGTSPLNLLPVEHDVLSTQEGLIQAETKTLAIRSEDISFAPLQDNQPSVLLKNGRLEEQEILGSESLYHYDFNGLKVTAKGPTNMDSSISKTLYLPWNKLMQFDELGISLDTFKKPLTVPQKLSIFNAA
- a CDS encoding ABC transporter permease subunit → MKILNRCLKHLFLIVSAGLILLPLWMVISVAGTQNTDVIGSTAPLYPNVSLLIQHLNEVLFKGVLGLPPYIDLLWRSFVMAASIAVGKILLSLCSAYAIVYFRLPFKRFFFVVIFLTLMLPIEVRMLPSYQIIVDFNMLNSYTGLILPVIASATATLFFKQFFETIPVELLEAARLDNAGYFRFMFKIVLPLSKTNIAAIFLIMFVYGWNQYLWPLMITSKPSFYTITMSLSQISTSLDSQPLWWQAMAGTLVSTIPVVVLMISMQKFFVKGLIQTEK
- a CDS encoding carbohydrate ABC transporter permease is translated as MNHPQTIEQVGYKHPWVACILLLPQLAISVTFFYWPMASEFHQSLFQTDPFGFSQQYVGLKNFTSLLGSPEFWHSFLVSVVMAALITVGVMALTLVLSTMVNSVRSKPLSLLYRTFFMLPYAIAPPVTGMIWLFVLSPSVGIIPHLLSSFGISWNPALNPTNAFILVTVAAIWNQIGYNFLFYLAAHKGIPGALYEAATLDNAKTVRKFTKITVPMLKSMSLYLVIVNFIYSFCYIVGLIDVTTKGGPTNSTNVLVYETYQKGFVNNNVGMGAVLSVLLLIIVAGLVYIQCRFLKPKADYA